The following coding sequences lie in one Sedimentibacter sp. MB35-C1 genomic window:
- a CDS encoding prephenate dehydrogenase: MSDLNITIVGIGLIGGSYAKAIRKNIKTNKLWAIDINVDALNEAESSGVIDNGYTEPQYPLEHSDLVILCTYPNATMDFLKNNMRSFKKNALITDTMGMKNKIVSDILSIMRDDLEFIGGHPMSGRELVGYNHSDADIFKNAQYILTPSKNTSDSSLIMLKQIIKSIGFNKIIEMSPQTHDEKIAFTSQLPHIIACTLMNNASLDNNFQCVGGSFKDATRVADINSQLWSELILENKDNILNEISNFISDITDIYNVIKCNDRNSLEFFMNKSRARRKEMNI; encoded by the coding sequence ATGTCTGATTTAAATATAACCATAGTTGGGATAGGCTTAATCGGAGGTTCTTATGCCAAAGCTATAAGAAAAAACATAAAAACCAACAAGTTATGGGCAATTGATATAAATGTAGATGCATTGAATGAAGCTGAATCATCAGGCGTAATAGACAATGGATATACAGAACCGCAGTATCCTCTCGAGCATTCCGATCTGGTAATATTATGCACATATCCTAATGCCACCATGGATTTTTTGAAAAACAACATGAGATCTTTTAAGAAAAATGCGCTTATTACAGATACTATGGGGATGAAAAACAAAATTGTTTCAGATATCTTAAGCATAATGAGGGATGACCTTGAATTTATAGGAGGGCATCCCATGTCAGGAAGGGAGTTAGTAGGTTACAACCATTCTGATGCCGATATTTTTAAAAATGCACAATACATTCTGACCCCAAGCAAAAACACCTCGGACAGCTCTTTAATAATGTTAAAGCAAATAATAAAAAGCATAGGCTTTAATAAAATTATTGAAATGTCACCTCAAACACACGATGAAAAAATTGCATTCACCAGTCAGCTTCCTCATATTATAGCATGCACGTTAATGAACAATGCAAGTCTTGACAATAATTTTCAATGCGTGGGCGGAAGCTTTAAGGATGCTACAAGAGTGGCAGACATTAATTCTCAGCTATGGAGTGAACTGATACTGGAGAATAAGGATAATATATTAAATGAGATCAGTAATTTTATTTCAGACATAACTGACATCTATAATGTTATTAAGTGCAACGATAGAAACAGCCTGGAATTTTTCATGAACAAAAGCAGAGCAAGAAGAAAAGAGATGAATATATGA
- a CDS encoding MFS transporter has translation MRLNIYSLIFFLNSYINGLMVPILSLLLMDKGASMSNLSLIIGMYAVTVVIFELPTGIMADIVGRKRTFCISLIVSLISSLFFLFGKGIAAICMGIFMQGLTRAISSGSFEALFIDSYIDSFGKVALHKVTTRINVLDALGLSAGALTGGLFPEISKNYFTLLGTYDLNIIIKIILTLTVLMLAFIFIKETAAIETEKRISLKQHVKSSSAFILKNRTIICIFISVFSTGFLLYALEVYWQPHFITLMGDEGFMALLGVMAFLYLAAAMAGHIVSGVLIKKINAKKMYLILRVFLSLSLIIMALQLNIASFIALYALVYLIFGMASIPEGVILNEEVPNEIRASVLSVNSLILQTGGLTGSVVNSIIIKHTSIPVVWIISAGVIVVSILLIFKGLLYNQANNNDNLVAVKDE, from the coding sequence ATGAGATTAAACATATATTCTCTGATATTTTTCCTCAATTCATATATAAATGGCCTCATGGTTCCTATATTAAGTTTATTGCTTATGGATAAAGGCGCATCCATGAGTAATTTATCATTAATAATAGGCATGTATGCAGTTACCGTAGTTATTTTCGAACTGCCTACGGGAATAATGGCAGATATTGTTGGAAGAAAAAGGACGTTTTGTATATCATTGATTGTATCCTTGATAAGTTCATTATTTTTCTTATTTGGAAAGGGTATAGCTGCAATATGTATGGGAATTTTTATGCAGGGGCTTACCAGAGCAATATCTTCTGGATCGTTTGAAGCTCTGTTTATTGATTCATACATTGATTCATTTGGAAAGGTCGCATTGCATAAAGTAACCACAAGGATAAATGTACTGGATGCATTGGGATTATCGGCGGGAGCATTAACCGGCGGATTATTTCCTGAAATTTCAAAAAATTACTTTACATTATTAGGAACATACGATTTAAATATTATAATCAAAATAATATTAACGCTTACAGTTCTTATGCTTGCATTTATTTTTATTAAGGAAACAGCTGCAATAGAAACAGAAAAAAGAATATCATTAAAACAACATGTTAAAAGTAGTTCTGCATTTATATTAAAAAACAGGACTATTATTTGCATTTTTATTTCTGTTTTTTCAACGGGATTTTTACTCTATGCATTAGAGGTGTATTGGCAGCCTCATTTCATAACGCTGATGGGGGATGAAGGCTTTATGGCGCTTCTCGGCGTTATGGCATTTTTGTATTTAGCTGCGGCTATGGCAGGACATATTGTATCAGGTGTGCTAATTAAAAAGATTAACGCTAAAAAAATGTATTTAATTCTAAGAGTATTTCTGTCATTATCATTGATAATAATGGCTTTGCAATTGAACATTGCTTCTTTTATAGCGCTTTATGCATTGGTGTATTTGATTTTCGGTATGGCAAGCATACCGGAAGGTGTGATATTAAACGAAGAAGTGCCTAATGAAATAAGAGCATCCGTGTTATCTGTTAATTCATTGATTCTTCAGACAGGGGGATTAACTGGTTCGGTTGTGAACAGCATTATAATTAAACACACTTCAATACCTGTAGTGTGGATAATTTCCGCAGGGGTAATTGTAGTATCAATACTGCTGATATTTAAAGGCCTACTGTATAATCAGGCAAATAATAATGACAATCTTGTAGCAGTAAAAGATGAATAA
- the aroB gene encoding 3-dehydroquinate synthase gives MTVLNVTLQTKKYDIMMEKGIINNIGFEIEKLYGGNRIAVITDKNVYSLYGELVKNSLEHCGFNASFIILEPGEKSKSMTVLESVYTRLLESKITRGDMIIALGGGVVGDLGGFAASTYLRGVDYVQIPTSLLAQIDSSIGGKVAVNLEQGKNLVGSFYHPKKVLIDPEVLNSLPDKFIKDGLGEVIKYACIKDSELYELLMRIKSKEELLNNIDTIIFTCCNIKREIVEQDERDTGIRMILNFGHTLGHAVEKYYNYETYTHGEAVAAGMYFITQKSEALGYTEPGTSEKVKNLLTNFSIDYSFPNIDMNYIEETILLDKKNISENINLILLKKIGEAYIAQMPVKNINNFLK, from the coding sequence ATGACAGTACTAAATGTAACCCTTCAGACAAAAAAATATGATATAATGATGGAAAAAGGAATTATTAATAATATCGGGTTTGAAATAGAAAAACTATATGGCGGGAATAGAATTGCTGTTATTACAGATAAAAATGTATATTCATTGTATGGCGAGCTAGTAAAAAATTCATTAGAACATTGCGGTTTTAATGCGAGCTTTATTATACTGGAGCCCGGCGAAAAAAGCAAATCCATGACAGTGCTCGAAAGTGTATATACCCGCTTGCTGGAATCAAAAATAACCAGAGGCGACATGATAATTGCTTTGGGAGGAGGAGTTGTAGGCGATTTAGGCGGATTTGCTGCATCAACCTATTTGAGAGGTGTAGACTATGTGCAAATTCCAACTTCCCTTTTAGCACAAATTGATTCTAGTATAGGCGGAAAGGTAGCTGTGAATCTGGAGCAGGGCAAGAATTTAGTCGGAAGCTTCTACCATCCGAAAAAAGTTCTTATAGACCCCGAGGTACTTAATTCTCTTCCTGATAAATTTATCAAGGACGGCCTGGGAGAAGTAATAAAGTATGCGTGCATTAAAGATTCAGAGCTTTATGAATTATTGATGCGCATAAAATCTAAAGAAGAATTACTAAATAATATTGATACTATCATTTTCACATGCTGCAATATTAAAAGAGAAATAGTTGAACAAGATGAACGAGATACCGGGATACGAATGATATTAAATTTCGGCCACACATTAGGTCATGCTGTTGAAAAATACTATAATTACGAGACATACACTCACGGAGAAGCGGTGGCAGCAGGTATGTATTTTATAACACAGAAAAGCGAGGCTCTCGGATATACCGAACCGGGAACATCTGAAAAAGTAAAAAATCTGTTGACAAACTTCAGTATAGATTACAGTTTCCCCAACATTGACATGAATTATATAGAGGAAACAATTCTTTTAGATAAAAAAAATATTTCAGAGAATATAAACTTAATTTTATTGAAAAAAATAGGTGAAGCTTATATAGCGCAAATGCCTGTTAAAAATATAAACAACTTCCTAAAGTAA
- the aroA gene encoding 3-phosphoshikimate 1-carboxyvinyltransferase produces MNSITIKPSKLKGEIKAPPSKSLSHRAIICASLCSSGESLIDNVVLSEDIKATIEGMRSLGAKINLFENSNGTYSLRIKRETDKIQTTHIDCRESGSTLRFMIPLGSILSEECTFTGSGKLVERPLDVYYKIFDEQKIKYKTTGGLLPLSVHGSLISGSYKVSGNISSQFISGLLLALPLLSGDSTVKIKGPLESKGYVDLTLDILSNFKINIVNNGYKEFKIHGNSVYEPANYTVEGDLSQAAFFLVAHEIGNDLICNGFDSSTKQGDKEILNIIEKYKHIEISSNEEIIIDASQIPDLVPILAVLASLKNGITTKIINAERLRIKESDRLRAISTEMNKLGASIRELPDGLLIKGLNSLAGGAAVNSWNDHRIAMSLAIAATKCEKEIILENHTAVNKSYPSFWDDYKALGGMSDEFDVRQ; encoded by the coding sequence ATGAACAGCATAACGATAAAACCTTCTAAACTTAAAGGAGAAATAAAAGCACCTCCATCAAAAAGCTTAAGCCACAGAGCAATAATATGCGCTTCTTTATGCAGCAGTGGCGAAAGTTTAATAGACAATGTTGTTTTATCAGAGGATATAAAGGCTACCATAGAAGGCATGAGAAGTCTCGGTGCAAAAATAAACTTATTTGAGAACAGCAACGGTACATACAGCTTGCGTATAAAAAGGGAAACCGATAAAATACAAACGACTCATATTGACTGCAGAGAATCAGGCTCAACTTTAAGATTTATGATTCCCCTTGGCTCAATATTGTCAGAAGAATGCACTTTTACAGGCTCCGGCAAGCTTGTTGAGAGGCCTTTAGATGTTTATTATAAAATATTTGACGAACAAAAAATCAAATATAAAACAACTGGCGGTTTACTCCCCTTGTCTGTGCATGGTTCACTAATAAGCGGCAGCTACAAGGTTTCAGGCAATATCAGTTCACAGTTTATATCGGGACTTCTGCTTGCTCTTCCATTGCTGAGCGGTGATTCAACGGTTAAAATTAAAGGCCCACTGGAATCAAAGGGCTACGTTGATTTAACACTTGATATATTAAGCAATTTCAAAATTAATATTGTGAACAATGGCTATAAGGAGTTTAAAATTCATGGGAATTCCGTGTATGAGCCTGCAAACTATACAGTTGAAGGAGACCTGTCGCAAGCTGCTTTTTTCCTTGTAGCTCATGAAATCGGAAATGATTTGATATGTAACGGATTTGACAGCAGCACAAAACAGGGAGACAAGGAAATACTAAACATAATAGAAAAATACAAGCACATAGAAATAAGCAGCAATGAAGAAATCATAATTGACGCATCTCAAATACCGGATTTAGTTCCGATTTTAGCAGTGCTTGCATCGCTGAAAAACGGAATAACAACGAAAATAATTAATGCGGAGCGCCTAAGAATAAAGGAATCAGATCGCTTAAGGGCAATCTCTACCGAGATGAATAAGCTTGGAGCAAGTATAAGGGAATTGCCAGACGGACTATTAATAAAAGGATTAAACAGTTTAGCAGGAGGTGCCGCAGTAAACAGCTGGAATGATCACAGAATTGCAATGTCCCTTGCAATAGCGGCAACAAAATGTGAAAAAGAAATTATATTGGAAAATCATACAGCTGTAAATAAATCATACCCTTCATTCTGGGATGATTATAAAGCTTTGGGAGGTATGTCAGATGAGTTCGATGTTCGGCAATAA
- the aroF gene encoding 3-deoxy-7-phosphoheptulonate synthase yields MILIINKLATEKEISSIKEKICSMGCQPHESIGMNYRIIGIVGDTHNIDQSVFQKNRIIDNVIRIQEPYKKANRLFHPDNTEIKVGNETIGGNKLAIIAGPCSVESEEQILSIAKSVKASGAGFLRGGAFKPRTSPYSFQGLKKHGLELLKYAKKETGLPIVSEIMSTEFLDDFVEDVDIIQVGARNMQNFELLKELGKINKPILLKRGLSSTIEELLMSAEYILAGGNENVILCERGIRTFEKYTRNTLDLSAILAIKKLSHLPVIVDPSHATGLWWMVEALSKAAVAVGADGLIIEVHNDPENALCDGSQSVKPNRFDDIMKKLKLIAEIENKAI; encoded by the coding sequence ATGATATTAATTATTAACAAACTTGCAACTGAAAAGGAAATTTCTTCAATAAAGGAGAAAATCTGCAGCATGGGCTGCCAACCACACGAGTCGATAGGAATGAATTACAGAATTATAGGTATTGTCGGAGACACCCATAACATTGACCAAAGCGTATTTCAAAAAAACAGAATTATCGATAACGTAATTCGCATACAGGAACCATACAAAAAAGCTAACCGATTATTTCACCCGGACAACACAGAAATAAAAGTAGGTAATGAAACCATAGGCGGTAATAAATTGGCAATAATAGCCGGGCCATGCTCTGTTGAAAGTGAAGAACAAATTTTATCCATAGCAAAATCCGTAAAGGCATCTGGAGCAGGATTCTTAAGAGGAGGCGCTTTTAAGCCTAGGACTTCACCATACAGCTTCCAAGGACTGAAAAAACATGGGCTTGAACTTTTGAAATACGCCAAAAAAGAAACCGGCCTTCCTATTGTTTCAGAAATTATGTCAACAGAATTTCTTGATGACTTTGTAGAGGATGTTGACATCATTCAAGTCGGTGCCAGAAATATGCAAAACTTTGAGTTACTGAAAGAACTTGGAAAAATTAATAAACCTATTCTGCTGAAAAGAGGACTATCCTCAACCATAGAAGAACTTCTTATGTCTGCCGAATACATTTTAGCCGGTGGCAACGAAAATGTAATATTGTGTGAAAGAGGCATACGAACATTCGAAAAATACACAAGAAACACATTGGATCTAAGTGCAATACTTGCAATTAAAAAGCTTAGCCATTTACCTGTAATTGTAGATCCAAGCCATGCAACTGGCTTATGGTGGATGGTGGAAGCACTGTCAAAAGCAGCTGTTGCTGTAGGAGCCGACGGACTAATAATTGAGGTTCACAATGACCCTGAAAATGCATTGTGCGACGGAAGTCAGTCTGTTAAACCAAACAGATTTGATGATATTATGAAAAAGTTAAAACTAATTGCTGAAATAGAAAACAAAGCTATATAA
- a CDS encoding SagB/ThcOx family dehydrogenase has product MEKNQDVKNKIRSNREFMKSTFAKERHKSDQQKQLPQPPLTKAPMSNTAIKLSKEFSSLIKEPDYLKLVQERKTHRVYKNESITIDQLSFLLWTTQGIKEIRGNNYATVRPVPSAGARHAFETYLTVLNVEGLEKGIYHYLPMEHSLEFIKSVDELENKISDSLRGQTFAAKAAVVFFYSAVPYRCEWRFLLESHKLMLLDAGHVMQNLYLSSGAIGCGACAMAEFDQELVDNLLGLDGENEFIIYISPVGVI; this is encoded by the coding sequence ATGGAAAAAAATCAAGATGTAAAAAACAAAATACGCAGTAACAGAGAATTTATGAAAAGTACATTTGCTAAGGAAAGACACAAATCTGATCAGCAAAAGCAGCTTCCTCAGCCGCCTTTGACAAAAGCACCTATGAGCAATACTGCTATTAAACTAAGCAAAGAATTTTCTTCATTAATAAAAGAGCCTGATTATTTAAAATTGGTTCAGGAAAGAAAAACTCACCGTGTTTATAAAAATGAAAGCATAACTATTGACCAATTATCATTCCTGCTGTGGACTACTCAGGGAATTAAAGAAATAAGAGGAAATAATTATGCAACAGTTAGGCCAGTTCCGTCTGCAGGAGCAAGGCATGCGTTTGAAACATATTTGACGGTTTTAAATGTAGAGGGGCTAGAAAAAGGTATATATCATTACTTACCAATGGAACACTCCTTAGAATTTATTAAATCAGTTGACGAACTTGAAAATAAAATATCTGATAGCTTGAGGGGGCAGACATTTGCCGCAAAAGCAGCAGTTGTTTTTTTCTACAGCGCAGTTCCATACAGATGCGAATGGAGATTTCTTTTGGAATCACATAAGTTAATGCTGCTTGATGCAGGGCATGTAATGCAAAATTTGTATCTAAGCAGCGGAGCAATAGGCTGCGGAGCATGTGCGATGGCTGAATTTGATCAGGAATTAGTTGACAATTTGCTTGGACTTGACGGAGAAAATGAGTTTATAATATACATATCGCCTGTTGGAGTTATATAA
- a CDS encoding cysteine hydrolase family protein, giving the protein MSKTAFLIVDMQKNCKEETSCKASFERAVEYINEISQYFRKKKYPVVIIQDLESGGPETDGFKCVDELIISDDDFFVHKSFNNAFWKTELDAILKNEGVDCVVISGFAAEYCVLFTYNGAIERGYNAFLLQKGIAGFNDDEIKHIQLLRSVVSYDSLEYFLK; this is encoded by the coding sequence ATGTCAAAAACAGCATTTTTAATAGTGGATATGCAAAAAAATTGCAAAGAAGAAACATCTTGTAAAGCATCCTTTGAAAGGGCAGTAGAATATATTAATGAAATAAGTCAATATTTCCGCAAAAAAAAGTATCCTGTAGTAATTATACAAGATTTAGAATCAGGAGGACCGGAAACGGACGGCTTTAAATGTGTGGATGAATTAATAATATCAGATGATGATTTTTTTGTACATAAATCTTTTAACAATGCTTTTTGGAAAACAGAGCTGGATGCCATTCTTAAGAATGAAGGTGTGGACTGTGTTGTTATAAGTGGATTTGCTGCAGAGTACTGCGTGTTGTTTACATACAACGGCGCCATTGAAAGAGGGTATAACGCTTTTTTGCTACAAAAAGGCATAGCAGGATTTAATGATGATGAGATTAAACACATTCAGCTGCTGAGATCTGTTGTCAGCTATGATTCACTTGAATACTTTTTAAAATAA
- a CDS encoding winged helix-turn-helix domain-containing protein, translating to MERKNYIVLRTDKELKIFMSPVRQKIIKIMSREGRSVTSKHIADKLNTSPSSAQHHIKQLEQIGIIEFDHNEIINGITARYLRLSDKTVSIGQDLNDGLSLERDALARSIINETYNGYNELITSKRELISEEYRNGNRLVDQLTGVVHLTTHEANELFSIIDDFIKKHSRASDNTHPFEYALIAYRSDLNDNDRNG from the coding sequence ATGGAAAGAAAAAACTACATTGTACTTAGAACCGATAAAGAATTGAAGATTTTTATGTCACCTGTCAGACAAAAAATAATAAAAATAATGAGCAGAGAAGGCAGGTCGGTAACTTCTAAACATATCGCCGACAAATTGAACACTTCGCCATCTTCGGCACAGCATCATATTAAGCAGTTGGAGCAGATTGGAATAATCGAATTTGACCACAACGAAATTATAAACGGCATAACAGCCAGGTATCTTAGATTATCTGACAAGACTGTCAGCATAGGACAGGATTTAAATGATGGCTTATCACTGGAACGTGATGCTCTGGCAAGAAGCATTATAAATGAAACATATAACGGTTATAATGAGCTGATAACGTCAAAGAGAGAATTAATAAGTGAAGAGTACAGAAATGGAAATAGATTAGTAGATCAATTGACAGGCGTTGTTCATTTAACTACCCATGAGGCAAATGAATTGTTCAGCATTATAGACGATTTTATAAAAAAACATTCAAGAGCTTCAGACAATACTCACCCCTTTGAGTATGCTTTGATTGCATATAGATCAGATTTAAATGATAATGACAGGAATGGTTAA
- a CDS encoding shikimate kinase: MNKNIVIIGMPGSGKSTVGYMLSQKMNMDYIDMDKYIETNENKTIKEMFQIGEEYFRDVETKHTKALSKLNFHVIATGGGIVKRKENIKMLKENCIMIFLNRPLDNIIRDIDTNIRPLLADGKNKLYQLYNERFPLYKEYCDIEVINDREVSHAVEQITKLVANEI, encoded by the coding sequence ATGAATAAAAACATAGTAATAATAGGAATGCCCGGAAGCGGCAAAAGCACCGTAGGTTATATGCTATCCCAAAAAATGAACATGGACTATATAGATATGGACAAATATATAGAGACAAATGAAAACAAAACCATCAAGGAAATGTTTCAAATAGGCGAAGAATATTTCAGAGATGTTGAAACAAAACACACTAAGGCATTGAGCAAATTAAATTTCCACGTAATAGCCACAGGCGGCGGAATTGTAAAAAGAAAAGAAAATATCAAAATGCTTAAAGAAAACTGCATCATGATATTTTTAAACAGGCCTCTGGACAACATAATTCGAGATATTGACACAAACATAAGACCGCTTCTGGCAGACGGAAAAAATAAATTATACCAGCTGTATAATGAAAGGTTTCCTTTATACAAGGAGTATTGTGATATTGAGGTAATAAACGACCGTGAAGTTTCTCATGCCGTAGAGCAAATCACAAAGCTTGTAGCAAATGAAATCTAA
- a CDS encoding chorismate mutase, which produces MEPKIDLNKVRNEINSIDADLVKLLEKRFNLVLKVGEYKAAHNLPVLDEAREKIVIEKCKNHLENEKYKTYMEKVFTQIMNTCKDIQKNEIKIL; this is translated from the coding sequence ATGGAACCAAAAATAGATTTAAATAAAGTAAGAAATGAAATTAATTCAATAGATGCTGATTTAGTAAAACTTTTAGAAAAGAGATTTAATTTAGTGTTGAAGGTTGGAGAATATAAAGCAGCACACAATCTGCCGGTATTAGATGAAGCAAGAGAAAAAATTGTTATTGAAAAATGCAAGAATCATTTAGAAAACGAGAAGTACAAAACCTATATGGAAAAAGTTTTTACACAAATTATGAATACCTGCAAGGATATTCAAAAAAATGAAATTAAAATATTGTAA
- the aroE gene encoding shikimate dehydrogenase — translation MENLYGLIGERLGHTFSPQIHNKIMEETHTSGHYGLFEVKKENLQFVVNGLKALGYKGVNVTIPYKLDIIKYLDFLSPEASKIGAVNVVSIDKNGASTGYNTDYYGFGMMLDHAGVKIENETAVVLGTGGASKAVTQYLKDSGIKELILVSRNAKSAKEKYPDDKIITYNELNKLYSCSMVINCTPIGMFPKTEQSPLDKELLNKFNTAVDLIYNPPNTLFLKEAKEKGLKAINGLYMLAAQAVKSQEIWNKSKIEAKVIDNILDMF, via the coding sequence ATGGAAAATTTATATGGCTTAATAGGCGAAAGGCTTGGACATACCTTCTCACCTCAAATTCATAATAAAATAATGGAAGAAACTCATACAAGCGGTCATTACGGACTGTTTGAAGTAAAAAAAGAAAATTTACAATTTGTTGTTAACGGATTAAAGGCACTTGGTTATAAAGGCGTAAACGTTACTATACCATATAAATTGGACATAATTAAATATCTTGACTTTCTCAGCCCAGAGGCTTCGAAAATCGGAGCCGTAAATGTAGTGAGCATAGATAAAAACGGTGCATCCACAGGATACAATACGGACTATTATGGGTTTGGAATGATGCTGGATCATGCAGGTGTGAAAATTGAAAATGAAACAGCTGTTGTTCTGGGTACCGGCGGTGCATCAAAAGCAGTAACGCAGTATCTAAAGGACAGCGGTATAAAAGAATTAATTCTGGTATCCAGAAATGCAAAATCGGCAAAAGAAAAATATCCGGATGATAAAATTATTACGTACAATGAATTAAATAAATTATACAGCTGTTCTATGGTAATCAACTGTACTCCCATAGGCATGTTTCCAAAAACCGAGCAAAGTCCGCTTGATAAAGAGCTTTTGAACAAATTCAACACGGCTGTAGATTTAATTTACAATCCGCCAAACACTCTATTTCTAAAGGAAGCAAAAGAAAAGGGCTTAAAAGCAATAAACGGACTATACATGCTTGCCGCACAAGCTGTTAAATCACAAGAAATATGGAACAAATCAAAAATCGAAGCAAAAGTTATAGATAATATACTAGATATGTTTTAA
- the aroC gene encoding chorismate synthase, producing MSSMFGNKLKISIFGESHGEAIGVVIDGLPPGIRLNHDYIKKQMLRRAPGRSSLSTLRNEKDLYHIVSGYFEDKTTGSPLCAIIYNEDKKSKDYDILKDTMRPGHSDYPGFVRYAGCSDYRGGGHFSGRITAPLAFAGAAAMQILEEHKNIFIGSRIKSICKIKDDDISEIETNTLKDLRNMNFPVISDEKSALMQAEILKAKDEGDSVGGVAETFIINTDAGLGQPFFDSVESKLSHMIFSIPAVKGIEFGAGFDITSMKGSEANDSYCMKENKIITESNNNGGITGGITNGMPIVFRTAIKPTPSIAVTQKTVNVSSMKNTELTISGRHDPCIVPRALPVIEGAAALVILDLILEREGEIWNQK from the coding sequence ATGAGTTCGATGTTCGGCAATAAATTAAAAATAAGTATTTTCGGTGAATCTCACGGCGAAGCCATAGGCGTGGTTATAGACGGACTTCCGCCTGGAATCAGGTTGAATCACGACTATATTAAAAAACAGATGCTGCGCAGAGCACCCGGAAGAAGCAGCCTTTCCACTCTAAGAAACGAAAAAGATTTATACCATATTGTAAGCGGCTATTTTGAAGATAAAACAACAGGCTCTCCATTATGCGCAATTATATACAATGAAGACAAGAAATCAAAGGATTATGATATTTTAAAGGATACCATGAGACCCGGTCACAGTGATTATCCCGGGTTTGTAAGATATGCCGGATGCAGCGATTATCGAGGCGGCGGCCATTTCTCCGGTAGAATAACTGCACCTTTGGCATTTGCCGGTGCAGCTGCAATGCAAATACTTGAGGAACATAAAAATATTTTTATCGGCAGCCGTATAAAAAGCATATGCAAGATTAAGGATGATGATATTTCTGAAATAGAAACCAATACTCTTAAAGACTTGCGCAACATGAATTTTCCCGTTATTTCTGATGAAAAATCAGCACTGATGCAGGCAGAGATACTTAAAGCAAAAGATGAAGGTGACTCTGTGGGAGGCGTAGCAGAAACATTTATAATTAATACTGATGCAGGCCTTGGTCAGCCCTTCTTTGATTCAGTAGAAAGCAAGCTGTCACATATGATATTTTCCATACCGGCCGTCAAAGGAATAGAATTCGGAGCCGGTTTTGATATAACCAGTATGAAAGGCTCAGAAGCAAATGATTCATACTGTATGAAGGAAAACAAAATTATTACCGAAAGTAATAATAACGGCGGGATAACAGGAGGAATTACAAACGGTATGCCCATAGTGTTCAGAACAGCTATAAAGCCTACACCGTCTATAGCAGTTACCCAGAAGACCGTTAACGTTTCATCTATGAAAAACACTGAACTGACTATATCAGGACGTCACGATCCATGCATAGTACCAAGGGCACTGCCTGTTATTGAGGGTGCTGCAGCACTGGTGATACTCGACTTAATATTGGAAAGGGAAGGTGAAATATGGAACCAAAAATAG
- a CDS encoding ferritin family protein, producing the protein MVEENYYIKPARYKTYIKDGCCMQQILEGILEAIEDEIRAQKHYQMLAEKADDPKVKKFFEQLKSDEENHEKALRTRYEAFEKMMKADRSKS; encoded by the coding sequence TTGGTTGAAGAAAACTATTATATTAAACCGGCAAGATACAAAACTTATATAAAGGATGGATGTTGTATGCAGCAGATACTGGAAGGAATTTTAGAAGCAATCGAGGACGAAATACGAGCTCAGAAACATTACCAAATGCTTGCTGAAAAAGCAGATGATCCAAAAGTTAAAAAATTTTTTGAACAATTAAAATCAGATGAAGAAAATCATGAGAAGGCTCTGAGAACCCGCTACGAGGCATTTGAAAAAATGATGAAGGCGGATAGAAGTAAAAGCTAA